In the Vitis vinifera cultivar Pinot Noir 40024 chromosome 2, ASM3070453v1 genome, one interval contains:
- the LOC100252842 gene encoding uncharacterized protein LOC100252842, producing MAPNTKPKKGFLPPQTSLTTTLFFIVLFTIPALLLLHAPSTSISNTFSSHASPWTGDLRVAEFAWNRLELGGSRAPPVVLKIAVFSRKWPIGTAPGGMERHAHTLHTALSRRGHRVHIFTSPPGDQRGAAALQEMNMQPNGTPTSSSPRIHCHEGEPGRWRYNKAWEQFVEENRQDPFDVVHSESVALPHWLAKTLPNLAVSWHGIALESLSSDLYQDLALRPPGEPISPGFNRSVQGVIPKVLNEIRFFHNYAHHVAISDSCGEMLRDVYQIPTKRVHVILNGVDEEDFRQDLELGHQFRSRIGIPQNASLVLGVAGRLVKDKGHPILHEAFSRFIKRHPDAYLIAAGSGPWENRYKDLGRQVLVLGSMNPSQLRAFYNSIDVFVNPTLRPQGLDLTLMEAMMSGKAVLASRFPSIKGTIVVDDEYGFMFSPNVESLLEAMEQVVKEGRRRLAQRGKACRIYATSMFTATKMALAYERMFLCIKNETFCMYP from the coding sequence ATGGCTCCCAACACCAAGCCCAAAAAGGGCTTTCTTCCACCCCAAACAAGCCTCACAACAAcccttttcttcattgttctcTTCACCATTCCAGCTCTTCTTCTCCTCCATGCCCCTTCCACCTCCATCTCCAACACCTTCTCCTCCCATGCCAGTCCCTGGACCGGTGACCTCCGTGTAGCTGAGTTCGCCTGGAACCGCCTGGAGCTGGGCGGGAGCCGTGCCCCACCCGTCGTCCTCAAGATCGCGGTCTTCTCAAGGAAATGGCCTATTGGCACAGCCCCAGGTGGCATGGAGCGCCATGCCCACACGCTGCACACAGCCCTATCCCGCCGCGGCCACCGCGTCCACATCTTCACCTCCCCGCCTGGAGACCAGAGAGGAGCAGCTGCTTTGCAAGAAATGAATATGCAGCCTAACGGCACCCCAACGTCCTCATCCCCGAGAATTCACTGCCATGAAGGGGAACCAGGGCGGTGGCGCTACAACAAGGCGTGGGAGCAGTTTGTTGAGGAGAACCGCCAGGACCCTTTCGACGTAGTCCACTCAGAAAGCGTCGCGCTGCCTCACTGGCTGGCGAAAACTCTCCCCAACCTTGCGGTCTCATGGCACGGTATTGCCCTTGAGAGCTTGAGCTCAGACCTCTACCAAGACTTGGCCCTGCGCCCCCCCGGTGAGCCCATCTCTCCAGGCTTCAACAGGAGTGTCCAAGGGGTGATCCCAAAAGTCCTGAATGAAATAAGGTTCTTCCACAACTATGCCCACCACGTAGCCATAAGCGATAGCTGTGGAGAAATGCTAAGGGATGTATACCAAATCCCCACCAAAAGAGTCCATGTGATTCTGAATGGAGTCGATGAGGAAGACTTCCGGCAGGACCTGGAGCTAGGTCACCAGTTCCGGTCCAGAATCGGGATCCCACAAAACGCTAGTTTAGTACTAGGAGTTGCAGGGAGGCTAGTGAAGGACAAAGGGCATCCCATACTCCATGAGGCCTTCTCCAGGTTCATAAAACGACACCCAGATGCCTACTTGATTGCTGCAGGCTCAGGGCCATGGGAGAACAGGTACAAGGACTTGGGGCGCCAGGTACTAGTCTTGGGATCCATGAATCCTTCCCAGCTTCGGGCCTTCTACAACTCGATCGATGTCTTTGTGAACCCAACTCTTAGGCCTCAGGGGCTCGATCTCACTCTAATGGAGGCCATGATGAGTGGGAAGGCTGTATTGGCATCAAGGTTTCCAAGCATAAAAGGCACAATTGTGGTTGATGATGAGTATGGGTTCATGTTTTCTCCAAATGTGGAGTCACTGTTGGAAGCAATGGAACAAGTGGTGAAAGAGGGAAGAAGAAGGTTAGCACAAAGGGGAAAGGCGTGTAGGATATATGCAACCTCTATGTTTACTGCAACCAAGATGGCCTTAGCATATGAGAGGATGTTTCTttgtataaaaaatgaaacattttGTATGTACCCTTAG
- the LOC100263024 gene encoding protein NUCLEAR FUSION DEFECTIVE 4 codes for MAGQSRKWMILVATIWIQAFTGTNFDFSAYSSELKTVLGVSQVQLNYLATASDLGKLFGWSSGLALMYMPLWVVMFMSAFMGFFAYGLQWLVIRSIITLPYFLVFLLCLLAGCSICWFNTVCFVLCTQNFPANRPLAISLTVSFNGVSAALYALAADAINPSSDSLYLLLNAVIPLLTSIVALPPILRQPSLDPLPPDAVRRDSLIFLILNFLAVLTGVYLLLISSISSNATTSRLLFSGAIFLLVLPICIPGVVYAKNWFRRTVNSSFRLDGSGFILVDADDLELHKELITRSGSGYGNGISDIIKSNGSTHEIVRYNSVERESCCEKLMGKDQLVMLGEEHRARMLVRRLDFWLYYIAYFCGGTIGLVYSNNLGQIAQSLGNSSDTSALITIYSAFSYFGRLLSAAPDYMRAKVYFARTGWLSIALLPTPVAFFLLAASGSSGSILHASTALVGLSSGFIFAAAVSITSELFGPNSVGVNHNILITNIPIGSLVYGMLAAIIYDANIGSSLRMVTDTAVCMGTRCYFLTFVLWGSLSVIGLVCSVLLFLRTRHAYDRFEHNRISSQLY; via the exons ATGGCTGGACAGTCCAGAAAATGGATGATCCTTGTGGCAACCATATGGATTCAGGCGTTTACAGGGACGAATTTTGATTTCTCGGCCTACTCGTCGGAGCTGAAGACGGTGTTGGGGGTGTCTCAGGTGCAGTTGAACTATTTGGCGACGGCGTCGGATTTAGGGAAACTGTTTGGGTGGTCTTCTGGGCTGGCTTTGATGTATATGCCATTGTGGGTTGTGATGTTCATGTCTGCTTTCATGGGGTTTTTTGCGTATGGCCTTCAGTGGCTTGTTATCAGGAGTATCATTACCTTGCCATACTTTCTG GTGTTTCTTCTATGTTTATTAGCTGGCTGCAGCATCTGTTGGTTCAACACAGTGTGCTTTGTTCTTTGTACTCAGAATTTCCCTGCAAATCGCCCTCTTGCAATCTCTCTCACCGTCAGCTTCAATGGCGTAAGCGCAGCACTATATGCCCTTGCTGCCGATGCCATTAACCCTTCTTCAGATTCACTGTATCTTCTTCTGAATGCCGTAATTCCTCTTCTCACTTCCATTGTTGCCCTTCCCCCAATCCTCCGCCAACCCTCTTTAGACCCTCTTCCTCCTGATGCCGTTCGCCGCGACTCCCTTATATTCCTCATACTGAATTTCTTGGCTGTCCTCACAGGCGTCTATCTCCTTCTCATTAGCTCAATTTCATCCAATGCAACAACATCTCGTCTCCTCTTTTCTGGGGCCATTTTTCTTCTTGTCCTCCCCATATGTATCCCTGGTGTTGTTTATGCTAAGAACTGGTTTCGGAGAACCGTCAATTCTAGCTTCCGCCTTGATGGCTCTGGCTTCATTCTTGTGGATGCTGATGATCTTGAGCTTCACAAAGAGCTCATCACACGATCAGGCAGTGGCTATGGGAATGGAATTTCTGATATTATCAAGAGCAATGGATCTACTCATGAAATTGTTCGATACAATAGCGTAGAACGTGAAAGTTGTTGTGAGAAATTGATGGGAAAAGATCAGTTGGTAATGCTTGGAGAAGAACATCGAGCTCGTATGCTTGTTCGTAGGTTGGATTTTTGGCTATACTACATTGCTTACTTCTGCGGGGGAACGATAGGGCTGGTGTATAGTAACAACCTAGGGCAGATTGCACAGTCTCTTGGCAATAGCTCTGACACTTCAGCTCTAATCACTATCTATTCTGCCTTCTCCTACTTTGGCCGCTTGCTTTCTGCCGCTCCTGATTACATGCGTGC GAAGGTCTACTTTGCAAGAACCGGGTGGCTTAGTATAGCGCTTCTGCCAACCCCAGTTGCCTTCTTCTTGCTTGCGGCATCAGGCAGCAGCGGCAGCATCTTGCACGCAAGCACCGCACTGGTAGGGCTAAGCTCAGGGTTCATATTTGCCGCGGCTGTTTCAATAACATCAGAGCTGTTTGGACCCAATAGCGTGGGAGTCAACCACAACATTCTCATCACCAACATACCAATAGGCTCCCTTGTGTATGGCATGCTTGCTGCAATAATCTATGATGCCAACATAGGCTCCAGCTTAAGAATGGTTACTGATACAGCAGTGTGTATGGGTACGAGATGTTATTTCTTGACGTTTGTCTTGTGGGGAAGCCTCTCAGTTATAGGGCTAGTGTGCAGTGTGCTTCTATTCTTGAGAACTAGACATGCATATGATCGGTTTGAACACAATCGGATTTCATCGCAACTGTATTAA